The Nocardioides humi genome includes a region encoding these proteins:
- a CDS encoding DUF2752 domain-containing protein, whose protein sequence is MSSTHAPATRRPTTTEVVAAVGVVALGASVLFSPDHIEDGPVICPFRRLTGLPCPGCGLTRSWVYLTHGWWRDSFLAHPFGPLLALVVLALGVAVVRARLRGGVPPSLDRLVRNPLAVVVLVAWLGFALVRAILAL, encoded by the coding sequence ATGTCCAGCACCCACGCGCCGGCGACCCGGCGACCGACGACCACCGAGGTGGTCGCGGCCGTCGGGGTCGTCGCGCTGGGCGCGAGCGTCCTGTTCTCGCCGGACCACATCGAGGACGGGCCGGTCATCTGCCCGTTCCGCCGGCTCACCGGGCTGCCGTGCCCCGGCTGCGGCCTGACCCGGTCCTGGGTCTACCTCACGCACGGCTGGTGGCGCGACTCGTTCCTCGCCCACCCCTTCGGCCCGCTGCTCGCCCTGGTCGTGCTGGCGCTCGGCGTCGCCGTCGTCCGGGCCCGGCTGCGCGGCGGCGTACCGCCCTCGCTCGACCGGCTGGTCCGCAACCCGCTCGCGGTCGTCGTCCTCGTCGCCTGGCTCGGCTTCGCGCTGGTCCGGGCCATCCTCGCCCTCTGA